Proteins encoded by one window of Chondromyces crocatus:
- a CDS encoding GlsB/YeaQ/YmgE family stress response membrane protein, with translation MYILMWIVFGLVVGVIAKLLTPGREPGGFILTTLLGIGGAVVGGFLGRVIGLYPTYQSTGGFFMSILGAVVILAIYNAVTSRRSRTLR, from the coding sequence ATGTACATCCTGATGTGGATCGTGTTCGGCCTGGTCGTCGGCGTCATCGCGAAGCTCCTGACACCTGGACGCGAACCTGGAGGGTTCATCTTGACCACGCTGCTCGGCATCGGCGGCGCCGTCGTGGGTGGGTTCCTCGGCCGTGTGATCGGCCTCTACCCGACGTACCAGTCGACTGGGGGCTTCTTCATGTCGATCCTCGGCGCGGTGGTCATTCTCGCCATCTACAACGCGGTCACCAGCCGCCGCTCCAGGACGCTTCGCTGA
- a CDS encoding serine/threonine-protein kinase → MAGFENRGAGDRLLRWVPRRGAGTRSPARCTPGDRSDRETLPVGNGFYEIVSRLATGGMAELFLARRVGPCGISHPVVIKRLLPEMQADPATVQAFQAEAWIAARLRHPNVVRFHDFVRHEGKSHLVLEHVEGCTLSAVLRFQAATGRQVPLRDVVAIGIALLRALGHAHALVGEDGQALGLVHRDVSPRNVLLSFEGEVKLTDFGVAKATGLGEEQDPASAPWSASWPPQGSDEAEDAASELPSGERRIASVGVIKGTPGYLAPEQMLGQAVDARTDLFAVGVLLFELLTGRRLFRGRDCDELMRAALATEVPALSSLGVGCPALLEEAVRRALSPEPQQRFEDALEMEEALAAVLVTLGEGPWAPEGGELAALVRAVTGQGTLPRAMRNSASFRGSGRARVSSIPPAAPPDRDRPTVRVLVPHTGERASWWWAPGVLMTALALTAGAIKLRWR, encoded by the coding sequence GTGGCCGGGTTCGAGAACCGGGGAGCAGGAGATCGGCTCCTGCGGTGGGTTCCTCGGCGAGGGGCTGGGACGCGGAGTCCGGCTCGCTGCACGCCAGGGGATCGCTCGGACCGTGAGACCCTGCCGGTCGGCAACGGGTTCTACGAGATCGTCTCCAGGCTGGCGACGGGAGGCATGGCCGAGCTGTTCCTGGCGCGTCGCGTGGGGCCGTGCGGGATTTCGCATCCGGTGGTGATCAAGCGGCTCTTGCCAGAGATGCAGGCAGACCCTGCGACCGTGCAGGCATTCCAGGCCGAGGCATGGATCGCCGCCCGCTTGAGGCACCCGAACGTGGTGCGATTCCACGACTTCGTGCGCCACGAGGGGAAGAGCCATCTGGTACTGGAGCACGTGGAGGGGTGCACGCTGTCGGCAGTGCTGCGCTTCCAGGCGGCGACTGGACGGCAGGTGCCGCTGCGCGATGTGGTGGCGATCGGGATCGCGCTGCTGCGCGCGCTGGGCCATGCGCACGCGCTCGTCGGGGAGGATGGTCAGGCGCTCGGGTTGGTCCACCGGGACGTGAGCCCGAGGAACGTGCTGCTGTCGTTCGAGGGCGAGGTGAAGCTGACGGATTTCGGGGTGGCCAAGGCGACCGGGCTCGGTGAAGAGCAAGACCCCGCGTCGGCTCCGTGGTCGGCGTCATGGCCTCCGCAAGGCAGCGACGAGGCGGAGGATGCGGCATCCGAGCTGCCCTCGGGGGAGCGACGGATCGCGAGCGTGGGGGTGATCAAGGGGACGCCGGGCTACCTCGCGCCGGAGCAGATGCTCGGGCAGGCGGTGGACGCGCGGACCGATCTGTTTGCCGTGGGGGTGCTGCTGTTCGAGCTGCTCACCGGGCGGCGGCTGTTCCGGGGCCGTGATTGCGACGAGCTGATGCGCGCAGCGCTCGCGACCGAGGTGCCAGCGCTGTCGTCGCTCGGTGTGGGGTGTCCGGCGCTGCTCGAAGAGGCCGTGCGGCGGGCGCTGTCACCCGAGCCGCAGCAGCGCTTCGAGGATGCGCTCGAGATGGAGGAGGCGCTGGCCGCGGTGCTGGTCACGCTGGGGGAGGGGCCGTGGGCTCCTGAAGGAGGCGAGCTCGCTGCGCTGGTGCGCGCGGTGACGGGGCAAGGGACGCTGCCGCGGGCCATGCGAAACTCGGCGAGCTTCCGGGGCTCCGGGCGCGCGCGGGTGTCGAGCATTCCGCCGGCCGCGCCCCCGGATCGCGATCGACCGACCGTGCGCGTACTCGTGCCGCACACTGGGGAGCGAGCGTCGTGGTGGTGGGCCCCAGGCGTGTTGATGACGGCGCTCGCGCTCACTGCCGGCGCCATCAAGCTGCGGTGGCGCTGA
- a CDS encoding serine/threonine-protein kinase → MSLAPGEIVDGKYRIVRLLGQGGMGEVYEGENTRIRRRVAIKVLHATISAQDESVTRFEREAQAAARIGSDHICEVLDLGALADGTRYMVMEYLDGETLGARIKNSGRLPPDRLIPIMAQVLDGLGAAHAAGIVHRDLKPDNIFILQRKAGLSDFVKILDFGVSKFSQLGGDEMNVTRVGAVVGTPYYMSPEQARGLSVDHRSDVYALGVLLYQAATGQVPFQAATFNELLFKIALEPAPPPQHFVPDLDPDFAAIIQRAMAREGSYRYQSCAEMKDALVAWAASRPHLATAGPLLQAAVAQRPQTQAHPVMPAPGNISAPGFTPAPGHLNAPTFTPAPGHLSAPTFTPAPGNISAPNITPAPGNISAPGFTPAPGHLHAPGFTPAPGHLNAPNLGGPPTGGSLPPGGGAWGNASAPIGVPAPHTASTWGDTSSATTQKKPSKGTTFALLGVGGVVLLGGVLAVLFTSKPTDPGRSPATTPSVAESAPIASAGTPPSPEPPPTAAPIETASAPSTATPAETVAAIDTAAPAATQQTSPPTGTWPPAVRTPPSNTSRPQTPPVTSTKPRTGNAADPGY, encoded by the coding sequence GTGAGCCTCGCACCCGGCGAGATCGTCGACGGAAAGTACCGCATCGTCCGCCTCCTCGGTCAGGGGGGCATGGGTGAGGTCTACGAGGGCGAGAACACCCGGATCCGGCGACGGGTGGCGATCAAGGTCCTCCACGCCACCATCTCCGCACAGGACGAGTCGGTGACGCGCTTCGAGCGCGAGGCGCAGGCCGCGGCCCGCATCGGCTCGGATCACATCTGCGAGGTGCTCGACCTCGGCGCGCTGGCCGACGGCACGCGCTACATGGTGATGGAGTACCTCGACGGCGAGACACTCGGCGCGCGGATCAAGAACTCGGGGCGTCTCCCGCCAGACCGGCTCATCCCGATCATGGCGCAAGTGCTCGACGGCCTCGGAGCAGCCCACGCCGCGGGCATCGTCCACCGCGACCTCAAGCCCGACAACATCTTCATCCTCCAGCGAAAAGCGGGCCTCTCCGACTTCGTCAAGATCCTCGACTTCGGCGTCTCGAAGTTCTCACAGCTCGGCGGCGACGAGATGAACGTCACCCGCGTCGGGGCCGTGGTCGGCACGCCTTACTACATGTCACCAGAGCAGGCCCGCGGCCTCTCCGTCGACCACCGGAGTGACGTCTACGCCCTCGGCGTGCTGCTCTACCAGGCGGCGACGGGCCAGGTCCCCTTCCAGGCCGCCACCTTCAACGAGCTGCTCTTCAAGATCGCGCTCGAACCAGCCCCCCCGCCGCAACATTTCGTCCCCGATCTCGATCCCGACTTCGCGGCGATCATCCAGCGCGCGATGGCACGCGAAGGCTCGTACCGCTACCAGTCCTGCGCCGAGATGAAGGACGCCCTCGTGGCCTGGGCAGCCTCGCGTCCGCACCTCGCCACAGCGGGTCCCTTGCTCCAGGCCGCCGTGGCGCAGCGCCCGCAGACGCAAGCACATCCGGTCATGCCAGCGCCAGGTAACATCAGCGCGCCCGGCTTCACGCCAGCCCCTGGCCACCTCAACGCGCCGACGTTCACGCCTGCGCCGGGCCATCTCAGCGCGCCGACGTTCACGCCCGCCCCTGGCAACATCAGCGCCCCCAACATCACGCCTGCCCCTGGCAACATCAGCGCCCCCGGCTTCACGCCTGCCCCAGGCCATCTCCACGCGCCAGGCTTCACGCCTGCCCCCGGCCATCTCAACGCCCCGAACCTCGGAGGCCCCCCGACTGGCGGCTCCCTCCCGCCCGGAGGCGGTGCGTGGGGCAACGCCTCGGCGCCCATCGGCGTACCCGCCCCTCATACAGCGAGCACCTGGGGCGACACCTCCAGCGCCACCACGCAGAAGAAGCCCTCCAAGGGAACGACGTTCGCGCTCCTCGGCGTCGGCGGGGTGGTGCTGCTCGGCGGCGTCTTGGCCGTCCTTTTCACATCGAAACCGACGGATCCTGGACGCTCTCCGGCAACGACCCCGAGCGTGGCGGAGAGCGCCCCGATCGCCTCGGCAGGCACTCCGCCGTCCCCTGAGCCTCCCCCCACAGCCGCTCCCATCGAGACCGCTTCGGCCCCGAGCACGGCGACCCCCGCCGAGACGGTCGCGGCCATCGACACGGCGGCTCCCGCAGCCACCCAGCAGACGTCTCCCCCCACAGGGACATGGCCGCCAGCCGTCCGGACTCCCCCCAGCAACACGTCCCGCCCCCAGACACCTCCGGTCACCAGCACCAAACCGAGAACGGGGAACGCAGCGGACCCGGGCTACTGA
- a CDS encoding phosphodiester glycosidase family protein, whose translation MGGVGIVVTGGLWYAIHQVPGFAPAVVDGVRAVVGPEPIAWIEDVAYGMADRVNQLRYGTTPPKTFWEEPALPTEETEEDAILPASVTVPVAASERAAPLPFTPPYKKVATAADGTWIPIAHADDRGGDPILWKSVVHPDPRRGFAAVAVVAIDLRAAEIRLVAGTQEPVAVHKLPDELRPGVVPQERTDDLLAAFNGGFKAMHGNYGMMLDGVKFLPPRKRACTIAFHREGGVRIRTWSALKADAPSFTSYRQTPPCLVEQGNLNAGLSESNRNWGSTVSGETIIRRSALGIDETGRFMFYGLGEAVSSETMGRAMKTAGAHDAAQLDVNHAYPRFLLYTHGVAGEPPIAESSLIPDVNFKATEYVTDPSPRDFFYVARRKTAS comes from the coding sequence GTGGGAGGGGTCGGCATCGTCGTGACGGGAGGCCTCTGGTACGCCATCCACCAGGTCCCCGGCTTCGCGCCAGCGGTCGTCGACGGAGTTCGTGCGGTAGTAGGGCCCGAGCCGATCGCCTGGATCGAGGACGTCGCTTACGGCATGGCGGATCGCGTCAATCAGCTCCGCTACGGGACCACGCCGCCAAAGACGTTCTGGGAAGAACCCGCACTCCCCACAGAGGAGACGGAGGAGGATGCCATCCTCCCCGCAAGCGTGACGGTCCCCGTCGCGGCCAGTGAGCGGGCAGCGCCACTGCCGTTCACGCCGCCCTACAAGAAGGTCGCCACCGCTGCCGATGGGACCTGGATCCCCATCGCGCACGCCGACGATCGAGGCGGCGATCCGATTCTCTGGAAGAGCGTCGTGCATCCCGATCCACGGCGCGGCTTCGCCGCTGTAGCGGTCGTGGCGATCGATCTCAGGGCCGCCGAGATTCGGCTCGTGGCAGGGACCCAGGAGCCGGTGGCGGTCCACAAGCTCCCTGACGAACTCCGCCCTGGCGTCGTTCCCCAGGAGCGCACCGATGACCTGCTCGCGGCCTTCAACGGTGGCTTCAAGGCCATGCACGGCAACTACGGGATGATGCTCGACGGCGTGAAGTTCCTGCCGCCGCGCAAGCGCGCCTGCACCATCGCATTCCACCGCGAAGGTGGCGTGCGGATCCGCACCTGGTCAGCGCTGAAGGCCGATGCCCCCAGCTTCACCAGCTACCGACAGACGCCCCCCTGTCTTGTCGAGCAGGGAAATTTGAACGCAGGGCTCTCGGAGTCGAACCGCAACTGGGGCTCTACCGTGAGTGGAGAAACGATCATCCGGCGCTCGGCGCTCGGGATCGACGAGACCGGTCGCTTCATGTTCTACGGCCTCGGCGAAGCCGTTTCCTCCGAGACGATGGGGCGCGCCATGAAGACCGCGGGCGCCCACGACGCTGCGCAGCTCGACGTGAACCACGCATACCCTCGCTTCCTGCTGTACACCCACGGTGTGGCGGGAGAGCCACCCATCGCCGAGTCGTCCCTCATCCCGGACGTGAACTTCAAGGCGACGGAGTACGTCACGGATCCGTCGCCTCGCGACTTCTTCTACGTCGCACGCCGAAAGACCGCATCCTGA